A part of Nodularia sp. LEGE 06071 genomic DNA contains:
- a CDS encoding caspase family protein codes for MVEADLKGTDLGNAIIDFFAKVGSNEALIYFSGHGAQVVDNLGQKKGYLVTSDCKSENVASTGIGLEGLNGLILNADFSSLVVLLDCCHSGSLLEKSQISSALGTFRSGDRNYFLATACRSHEKAYEGEDYSLFTAAVIKALNSPSADGKVRTAQLNQVIDEELRGSGQEPVVLKSGGEITLVTYPSTGKIEADCSDQLQNAIAKLHSDYEILDDAFFEEVATKVANKQARTQILKLRAANWSMLFQKNYVERDQQGEALEKALQLSEDYGISLMLIRGEPGAGKTALLRWLAYELFCQDKRVFHKKSQNQVGWLEQLREFFEESDGEHFYVIADDLFRDDLFLEELQQNEFLFPLTLIGTTRQNEDRHYELEGLEYEAVCLNLAKPSAVEKERILALPEVQTHLAGKSTAERQQLMDSPIMLVLMLQLSQGKPFHLVLQDIVKNLPHSDRQPLYQAFGVLCSFFQYGIIMPFEILRFCLPDSNCSERFIVSGLDGLIDRTTYGGYEGFTPVHELIAKTVMALDYRPDESHNQPYAWVERPCLLERHLRAIISRLKATQETQKRWLYHSLRLLAVNGEAELASKILQDYSPEIETIHQQNSITGLSYWAKLYTGMALR; via the coding sequence GTGGTAGAGGCTGATCTCAAAGGCACGGATTTAGGAAATGCAATTATTGATTTTTTTGCGAAGGTGGGGAGTAATGAGGCGCTAATCTATTTCAGTGGTCATGGCGCTCAAGTAGTTGATAATCTTGGGCAGAAGAAAGGCTATCTAGTCACCTCAGATTGTAAATCCGAGAATGTGGCATCTACTGGAATTGGCTTAGAGGGTTTGAATGGCTTAATTTTAAATGCAGATTTTAGCAGCTTGGTGGTTTTGCTTGATTGCTGCCATAGTGGAAGCTTGTTAGAGAAAAGTCAAATTTCTAGCGCTCTTGGTACTTTTCGCTCTGGTGATCGCAACTACTTTTTAGCAACGGCTTGCCGCAGCCATGAGAAAGCCTATGAGGGTGAGGATTACAGTTTATTTACTGCTGCGGTGATTAAGGCTTTGAACTCGCCCAGTGCTGATGGTAAGGTGCGGACAGCGCAACTAAATCAGGTAATTGATGAAGAACTGAGAGGATCGGGACAAGAGCCTGTTGTTTTAAAATCAGGTGGTGAGATTACGTTAGTAACTTATCCATCGACAGGGAAGATTGAGGCGGATTGCTCGGATCAATTACAAAATGCGATCGCGAAGCTGCATTCAGATTATGAGATTTTAGATGATGCTTTTTTTGAGGAGGTTGCGACGAAGGTGGCTAATAAGCAAGCTCGCACCCAGATTCTGAAGTTACGGGCAGCAAATTGGTCAATGTTGTTTCAGAAAAATTATGTGGAGCGTGACCAGCAGGGAGAAGCATTGGAGAAAGCGCTACAACTCTCTGAGGATTATGGCATTTCATTGATGTTGATTCGGGGTGAACCAGGGGCGGGTAAGACGGCGTTGTTACGGTGGTTAGCCTATGAGTTGTTTTGTCAAGATAAGCGAGTATTTCATAAGAAGAGCCAAAACCAAGTGGGCTGGCTGGAGCAGTTGCGGGAGTTTTTTGAGGAGTCGGATGGGGAGCATTTTTATGTAATTGCTGATGATTTGTTTCGGGATGACTTGTTTTTGGAGGAGTTGCAACAGAATGAGTTTTTATTTCCTTTAACTCTAATTGGAACAACGCGCCAGAATGAAGATCGTCACTACGAGTTGGAGGGATTGGAATATGAGGCGGTTTGTTTAAATTTAGCAAAGCCTAGTGCGGTAGAGAAGGAGCGGATTTTGGCGTTGCCAGAGGTACAAACTCATTTGGCAGGAAAATCAACCGCAGAGCGTCAGCAACTAATGGACTCGCCAATTATGTTAGTTCTGATGTTGCAGTTGTCGCAGGGTAAGCCATTTCATCTGGTATTACAGGATATTGTCAAAAATTTGCCACACTCAGATCGACAACCTCTCTACCAAGCTTTTGGGGTACTGTGTAGTTTCTTTCAGTACGGCATCATCATGCCTTTTGAAATTTTGCGTTTTTGTTTGCCAGACTCTAATTGTTCGGAAAGGTTTATTGTGTCAGGGTTGGACGGGCTTATTGATAGAACAACCTATGGCGGTTATGAAGGTTTTACTCCAGTCCATGAGTTAATTGCTAAAACGGTGATGGCGTTAGACTATCGCCCAGACGAATCGCACAATCAGCCCTATGCTTGGGTGGAGCGTCCATGTTTGCTAGAGAGACATTTAAGAGCAATTATTTCTAGGCTAAAAGCAACTCAAGAAACCCAGAAACGTTGGCTTTATCATAGCCTTAGACTTTTAGCAGTGAATGGAGAAGCGGAGTTAGCTAGCAAAATTCTGCAAGATTATTCGCCAGAGATTGAGACTATCCATCAGCAAAATTCAATTACTGGTTTGTCATATTGGGCAAAGCTTTATACTGGAATGGCACTAAGATAA
- a CDS encoding caspase family protein codes for MTRYALVIGIQKYGGSGFGSLEKPVEDAEAIAQILKAHGDFV; via the coding sequence ATGACCAGATACGCACTTGTGATTGGCATCCAAAAATATGGTGGATCGGGGTTTGGTAGTTTAGAGAAGCCCGTCGAAGATGCAGAGGCGATCGCGCAAATATTAAAAGCACATGGGGACTTTGTTTAG
- a CDS encoding CU044_2847 family protein codes for MSELQRLLIEENGRTVEIFVEAPTVPAIPNSTNTGKRPGEKGATDEVLLKMSEVQAKIQTYANFAIGAFQHLGSAEVEEITLKFGIKLGGKTGIIFTEGSAEGSMEISVKCKFPTPAVRKDTDPIKKE; via the coding sequence ATGTCTGAACTCCAACGTCTCTTAATCGAAGAAAATGGTAGAACCGTTGAGATATTTGTTGAAGCTCCAACTGTTCCTGCAATTCCTAATTCTACCAACACAGGTAAACGCCCTGGAGAAAAAGGCGCAACCGATGAAGTTTTACTCAAAATGTCTGAAGTTCAAGCCAAAATTCAAACCTATGCCAATTTTGCCATCGGCGCATTTCAACATCTCGGTTCCGCCGAAGTCGAAGAAATCACCCTCAAATTCGGCATCAAACTTGGTGGCAAAACTGGCATCATTTTTACTGAAGGCTCCGCAGAAGGCAGTATGGAAATATCTGTAAAATGCAAATTCCCCACACCTGCTGTTAGAAAGGACACAGATCCTATTAAAAAGGAGTAG
- a CDS encoding ABC transporter ATP-binding protein has product MAPAVLIENLQKSYGAVVAVKDVSFQVEPGEIFGLLGPNGAGKTTTLRALCTLTTPDAGKIAVSGISVIDNPRIARQKLGYVAQEVALDKVLTGKELLQLQAALYHIPRAVAKQRIDMVLDLLGLQEYANKKTGTYSGGLRKRLDLAAGLLHAPDVLVLDEPTVGLDIDSRFVVWDFLRQLRASGTTVLITSHYLEEIDALADRVAIIDRGVVIASGTPSQLKDQVGGDRITLRIREFSPIEEAEKAKHLLQDLPFVQEVIINSAQGNSLNLVVTPQTDALMTIQQSLNTVGLPTFGIAQSRPSLDDVYLAATGRTLLDAELAAVSTRDPKAEKKQNMR; this is encoded by the coding sequence ATGGCTCCCGCCGTTTTAATTGAAAATCTGCAAAAGAGCTACGGCGCAGTAGTTGCTGTCAAAGATGTATCCTTTCAGGTAGAACCAGGAGAAATCTTTGGTTTACTCGGCCCTAACGGGGCTGGGAAAACTACGACTCTGCGCGCCTTATGTACTCTGACTACACCGGATGCTGGCAAAATCGCCGTATCTGGGATCTCCGTGATCGATAACCCCAGAATCGCCCGACAAAAGCTGGGCTATGTGGCGCAAGAAGTTGCATTAGATAAGGTACTGACTGGTAAAGAATTACTGCAACTCCAAGCAGCGCTTTATCATATCCCCCGTGCTGTAGCCAAACAGCGTATTGATATGGTATTGGATTTGCTCGGTTTACAGGAATACGCTAATAAAAAAACCGGAACCTATTCAGGCGGGTTACGCAAGCGCCTTGACTTGGCGGCTGGTTTGCTCCACGCACCAGATGTTTTGGTGTTGGATGAGCCGACTGTGGGACTTGACATAGATAGCCGTTTTGTGGTATGGGATTTCCTGCGGCAGCTACGCGCCTCTGGCACCACAGTACTGATCACCAGCCATTATTTAGAAGAAATTGATGCCCTCGCCGATCGCGTGGCAATTATTGACCGTGGTGTAGTAATTGCATCTGGGACACCTTCGCAATTAAAAGATCAAGTTGGGGGCGATCGCATAACTTTGCGAATCCGCGAATTTTCCCCCATTGAGGAAGCCGAAAAAGCCAAACACCTCTTGCAAGATTTACCCTTTGTGCAAGAAGTAATTATTAACAGCGCTCAAGGTAATTCCCTCAATTTGGTGGTGACACCTCAAACTGATGCCTTAATGACTATACAGCAATCCCTAAACACCGTCGGCTTGCCCACCTTTGGCATTGCCCAATCTCGCCCCAGCCTCGATGACGTTTACCTCGCCGCCACCGGACGCACCTTGCTGGATGCAGAACTCGCCGCAGTTAGCACCCGCGATCCCAAAGCCGAAAAAAAGCAAAACATGAGGTAA
- a CDS encoding ABC transporter permease — MSVTPKSEMNWQQLASPQVDVNAAPNFFGELLQETLALTRRLFIQLQRRPSTLVAGIIQPVMWLVLFGALFQNAPKGLFGTTGNYGQFLAAGIIVFTAFAGALNAGLPVMFDREFGFLNRLLVAPLASRFSIVFASAIFIISQSLLQAAVIVAAAAFLGAGLPDVAGLGAIALIVFLLALGVTAISLGLAFALPGHIELIAVIFVTNLPLLFASTALAPLSFMPQWLQVVATLNPLSFAIEPIRYLYLHSDWGLDSVVMTAPWGNVTFGGALLVLFGFALVALLSIQPRLRRTLA; from the coding sequence ATGAGTGTTACCCCTAAATCTGAAATGAATTGGCAGCAACTAGCATCGCCACAAGTTGATGTGAATGCTGCCCCCAATTTTTTTGGTGAATTATTACAAGAGACGTTGGCTTTAACTCGTCGCTTGTTTATTCAATTACAACGCCGTCCCTCAACCTTAGTCGCCGGAATTATTCAGCCGGTAATGTGGTTAGTGCTATTTGGGGCTTTATTCCAAAATGCTCCCAAAGGTTTGTTTGGAACTACTGGAAACTACGGACAATTTCTGGCTGCTGGTATAATTGTTTTTACAGCTTTTGCTGGGGCTTTGAATGCCGGTTTACCTGTGATGTTTGACCGGGAGTTCGGCTTTTTAAATCGTTTGCTGGTAGCACCTTTAGCATCGCGGTTTTCCATTGTCTTCGCTTCCGCCATCTTTATTATTAGTCAAAGTCTGTTGCAAGCAGCCGTGATTGTGGCAGCAGCAGCCTTTCTAGGAGCGGGGCTACCGGATGTAGCAGGTTTAGGTGCGATCGCCTTAATTGTCTTTCTACTGGCATTAGGCGTAACTGCCATTTCCCTCGGTTTGGCTTTTGCTTTACCAGGTCACATTGAATTAATTGCCGTAATTTTTGTTACTAACCTGCCTCTGCTATTTGCAAGTACCGCCTTGGCTCCTTTATCCTTCATGCCTCAGTGGCTGCAAGTTGTCGCTACACTCAATCCTCTCAGCTTTGCCATTGAACCAATACGCTATCTTTATCTTCACAGCGATTGGGGACTAGATAGTGTAGTGATGACAGCGCCTTGGGGTAATGTTACCTTTGGTGGAGCGCTGCTGGTGTTGTTTGGCTTTGCCCTTGTAGCTTTATTGAGCATTCAACCCCGACTGCGGCGGACTCTGGCGTAA
- a CDS encoding peroxiredoxin, which produces MPLAVGTDAPAFTVKDTNGNPISLSSFAGKTVVLYFYPKDDTPGCTKQACSFRDAQSQYSGKDVVVLGVSADDEDAHHAFTEKYNLNFPLLADTDKSLIKAYDVDGGGYAKRVTYVIDPNGKIIHVDANVNTTTHASDILAALGL; this is translated from the coding sequence ATGCCTCTAGCAGTTGGTACAGATGCACCTGCATTTACCGTCAAAGATACTAACGGCAACCCCATTTCGTTATCTAGTTTCGCTGGAAAGACAGTTGTTTTGTATTTTTATCCCAAAGATGACACTCCAGGCTGCACCAAACAAGCTTGTAGCTTTCGGGATGCCCAATCACAATATTCAGGTAAAGATGTAGTAGTGCTGGGAGTTAGCGCCGATGATGAAGATGCTCATCATGCGTTCACCGAAAAATATAATCTGAACTTTCCTCTGTTAGCTGACACCGACAAAAGTTTAATCAAAGCTTATGATGTCGATGGCGGTGGTTATGCCAAGCGTGTCACTTACGTAATTGACCCTAACGGCAAAATCATTCATGTTGACGCTAATGTCAATACCACTACTCATGCCAGTGATATTTTAGCTGCACTTGGTCTGTAG
- a CDS encoding Npun_F0494 family protein, with protein sequence MPTIHLPKRKTFFYTRNTEERAKRSLICSPFNIVLFEGMRQQSVPLGAIAMENGVKHGYTQRPLSELACDNALGWLIQVGVLRREVDGQGITDAFRLTPLGHQLVEQLQDKWPSPSWSDRLYNTVIYWFRIPF encoded by the coding sequence ATGCCTACTATTCATTTACCAAAACGGAAAACGTTTTTCTATACTCGTAACACAGAAGAAAGAGCGAAGCGATCGCTGATCTGTTCTCCCTTCAATATTGTTTTGTTTGAAGGAATGCGTCAGCAGAGTGTACCATTAGGTGCGATCGCAATGGAAAATGGTGTCAAGCATGGCTATACCCAACGCCCTTTATCAGAATTGGCGTGCGATAATGCTTTGGGCTGGCTAATCCAAGTCGGTGTTTTGCGGCGAGAAGTCGATGGTCAAGGAATTACCGATGCTTTTCGCCTCACTCCTCTAGGTCATCAGTTGGTGGAACAACTCCAGGATAAATGGCCTAGTCCCTCGTGGAGCGATCGCCTTTATAACACTGTCATTTACTGGTTTAGAATCCCTTTTTAG